Within the Paramormyrops kingsleyae isolate MSU_618 chromosome 2, PKINGS_0.4, whole genome shotgun sequence genome, the region TAGTTTGACAGAAAAATCGGTCTGGCTGATTTTATAACCTTATTTATACTGAGAGTTTGGGTGTTAGACTGCTAGTCATTCTGACGGGTTTTTAAATGGCTCATCTCAGCCCCTGAAGCCAGCGGATGGAGTCCATGGGAGAATTTGACTCCGAGTGCCCCATGGTGAAACGCTTCTGCCAGCAGATGTCAGAGGACGATTTTGAGCGGGAGGGCCTGACGTACACCCAGCAGGCACTGCAGGACCTGTTCGCTGCCATGGAACAGCGACCCGAGCTGTGTGAGCGGGTGGTCCGCCGGAGAAAGCAGATGGAGCTGGAACGCGGGGCTGTGGGCACCAGCATGAAGgtgagccccccctcccctcacccctcCAAGGCGGAGACAGGAGGTCTGTGGGTCACATGATACTTAGGGAGCTGATGAATTGGGATCCAGGTCATGGGGCATTTTCATCAGGTGCTTTATAGCAGTGTTTATAACCTGGTCTttggggacctccagacagtccaggtttttgctccctcccagcttccagtagcaaaaatgtggactgtccgaCAGGGAgatgagaggaagcaaaaatttGGACcgctgggggtccccaaggacctgattggaaaacactgctttaaagAGGCCCAGTATTTTTGGCAGGGCTGCATGTTGTTCTGTCCTTCTGCAATGTACCTCTTCCCAAAGCCCTTCTGTTGTGTCCTACCTTTATACTCATTGGCCCTGGCTGGCTCCTCAGGCCAAGTTCTTCTGCGCAGTGGAGGGTCAGATGAACCGGTGCAACACGGTGGGTGCGGAAGAGCTGCAGGACAGGGTGGGCCAGCTGCGTGCAGAGATGGAGAGGGTGCAGGCGTATGCGCAGGGTGAGCACCCCGAGGTTCATGACATTAATATTCACACAGAGCGATCCAGCATTGGCCTTCTTATAAGCACACAATAATGTCTGTCTGCAGAGGCTAAATGTGCAACAAAGCGATCCTCACAGCGTTTGGCTGACAAAAGGCGACCGCTGTTGGACAGAGCAGCAGGACAAGGAACACCCACCCCTTCCCTGTGTCCTGGAGTTCCACCTGTTcctccccccccgcctcctccccctcctccagCCACGCCCCTTCGAGAAAACGCCAAAATTCAGCCGGTGAGAACCTACTACTCTTGATTGGGTTACCAGTGGCGACCTGATCATTTGGCAGATCTTGATTTGCGCTTGTCCCACCACCATCTGCAGTTTCTCTTGTCACTTGATCTCGGACTTACCCTCTCCCTGGGCGCTGTAACAATCTTCCCACAAGAAAATCCTCAGCAGCCTCCTGAAAACTTGTACCTGTTTCTCCTGCCTATTCCTGCTTCCTGATTAATGCTGCATGCATAGATCAGATAAGAAGCACCTCGTACACACCAGCATCAGAATACGGAGCGACCATTTCCCGTTGTTGATATGGTGCCAGTCACAAGTCTGGGCACATCTGGTACATTTCAAATATTTCAGAGTGAAATGTTCAACCTCTGAAATGCTCTCAGAACAGCCCCTTCCTGCtttgatgacagcattgcagactcttggcattctttcgaAAAGCAGCTTCCAGGTGTAGCTTCTTCTCCGGCCGTCCCGAAAGTGTttctgggcacaagttgacTACCTTGCTTTTACTCTTCAATCCAACTCATCCTAAAACCAGCTCTGTAGGATTTAGGTCAGGAGATTGTGGACGCCAGGTCATCTGCCTCAGAACTTcatctctttccttgttcacaagatacTCCATAACCTGAAGGAGTGCTTAGGCTCATTGTATTTTTGAAGAACAAATGGTTTTCAGTAGGTGGATCCAGACTTGACTGGTATTGTACATGCAACTCTATCGCCTCCTGTTGTCCATTTTCAGGTTGCAGCCACGCCAGATCTACTCACCAGCTACGGCCTCTCCCGTCTGAACCGACCCATTaggtgtg harbors:
- the LOC111856553 gene encoding uncharacterized protein isoform X1, which gives rise to MESMGEFDSECPMVKRFCQQMSEDDFEREGLTYTQQALQDLFAAMEQRPELCERVVRRRKQMELERGAVGTSMKAKFFCAVEGQMNRCNTVGAEELQDRVGQLRAEMERVQAYAQEAKCATKRSSQRLADKRRPLLDRAAGQGTPTPSLCPGVPPVPPPPPPPPPPATPLRENAKIQPVAATPDLLTSYGLSRLNRPISTVELCSPLPGDSKHSNPRLDIQTELLAYNPAQRLKATGIARSPGGTPTLRAPIRDQRRSPISAFNTELLSKFQNAQSPPQDVSVPEAQPSSDSEGDGFVTPPDSP
- the LOC111856553 gene encoding uncharacterized protein isoform X2 produces the protein MSEDDFEREGLTYTQQALQDLFAAMEQRPELCERVVRRRKQMELERGAVGTSMKAKFFCAVEGQMNRCNTVGAEELQDRVGQLRAEMERVQAYAQEAKCATKRSSQRLADKRRPLLDRAAGQGTPTPSLCPGVPPVPPPPPPPPPPATPLRENAKIQPVAATPDLLTSYGLSRLNRPISTVELCSPLPGDSKHSNPRLDIQTELLAYNPAQRLKATGIARSPGGTPTLRAPIRDQRRSPISAFNTELLSKFQNAQSPPQDVSVPEAQPSSDSEGDGFVTPPDSP